One Pyrus communis chromosome 4, drPyrComm1.1, whole genome shotgun sequence genomic region harbors:
- the LOC137731059 gene encoding protein-tyrosine-phosphatase MKP1-like isoform X1 has translation MLGEEEKDRLAGNTTRKTYLRSVSWSDRSPSKPNNPYPRPQLNSKVRSCLPPLQPLSIARNTVKEWPRAGSDDLGVWPQPQTPRGSAKPLPNLNPEEPGREFEFKKDKLAFFDKECSRIADHIYLGSDAVAKNREVLRQNRITHVLNCVGFVSPEYFRNDLVYKTLWLRDSASEDITSILYDVFDYFEDVRKQGGRVFVHCCKGVSRSNSLVIAYLMWREGHSFEDAFQYVKAARGVTNPNVGFACQLLQCQKRVHAVPASPNSMLRMYRMAPHSSYDPLHLVPKTLGHPGSQGLDSRGAFIVHVPSAIYVWIGRDCNTRMSDNARAAAFQVIRYERARGPIVDINEGEEPLEFWDALSSGILTEDSSKIDAKKVETFSSAGDKVSAASCVPVGERKVAEYDLDFEIFHKALAGGVVPPFSVSNTESETCLPARENGWGRLRQKFASGIMKELITSEVNRNPTPSDVSDMVVEIHKGAETSVSPIEPSSPLSASRHFCGSPDSFEGYPNKSPRRVTDTFREVERFVPLTDKLLLPTTPCGSPDSFSCFPDRSPKFSSKSPTLSPSTSDYSSSFTFSPSSSNWSDLSCLSSRQPSPSGFDSTDPFHVKNISLADNSSLLFKKSPSSPTDAFSPNCTLEVTNTGLPCKGISPSIAERRGSNPPPRMLVPPVDESPKVPSNLVRSWSFSLPDLGDDAMDTDCNQSENVNSGEELMLDVENSHHGNDLKSVRITQTAEAINPVLYQWPSLNKVEMHRSHKLHSGSVYLLPAPDASAGTSNPGILFVWLGREVLHEEGQSPTCEDRHLHWEATGHNFLDRMGLPMNAPVQIVREGEEPEQFLIHLSRISI, from the exons ATGTTaggggaagaagagaaagaccGGCTCGCCGGAAATACTACCCGGAAAACCTATTTGCGGTCGGTTTCGTGGTCTGACCGGTCACCCTCTAAGCCCAACAATCCATATCCGAGGCCACAACTGAATAGTAAGGTGAGGTCTTGCCTACCTCCACTTCAGCCCCTTTCAATAGCCAGAAATACCGTTAAGGAGTGGCCGCGGGCAGGTTCTGATGATCTCGGGGTCTGGCCTCAACCGCAAACCCCGAGAGGGTCAGCTAAACCGCTTCCGAACTTGAATCCAGAAGAACCTGGGAGAGAATTTGAGTTTAAGAAGGATAAGCTTGCTTTTTTCGATAAAGAGTGCTCGAGAATTGCTGATCATATATACTTGGGAAGTGATGCGGTGGCTAAGAACCGCGAGGTTTTGAGGCAGAATAGGATCACTCATGTGCTGAACTGTGTTGGGTTTGTTTCTCCCGAGTATTTCAGAAATGATCTTGTGTACAAGACACTTTGGTTGCGAGATAGCGCATCGGAGGACATTACGAGTATACTATATGATGTGTTTGATTATTTTGAAGATGTTCGAAAGCAAGGCGGGCGAGTTTTTGTGCATTGTTGTAAGGGAGTGTCTCGGTCCAACTCTCTGGTCATTGCATACCTCATGTGGAGGGAGGGCCACAGCTTTGAAGATGCATTCCAGTATGTGAAGGCAGCACGAGGGGTGACGAACCCGAATGTGGGTTTTGCTTGTCAACTCCTTCAGTGCCAGAAGAGGGTACATGCTGTGCCTGCAAGCCCAAATTCCATGTTAAGGATGTATCGGATGGCCCCACATTCATCATATGATCCTCTTCATCTGGTGCCAAAGACGTTGGGACATCCAGGTTCACAAGGACTCGACTCTCGTGGGGCGTTCATTGTGCATGTTCCATCTGCTATATACGTCTGGATTGGAAGGGATTGCAACACAAGGATGTCAGATAATGCCAGGGCAGCTGCCTTTCAGGTCATCCGGTATGAGAGGGCAAGGGGTCCAATTGTGGACATCAATGAAGGTGAAGAACCGTTGGAGTTTTGGGATGCTCTTTCCAGTGGAATATTAACAGAAGATTCCAGCAAGATAGATGCCAAAAAGGTAGAAACTTTTTCTTCCGCAGGTGATAAGGTTTCTGCAGCGAGCTGTGTTCCGGTGGGTGAAAGGAAGGTTGCTGAATATGATTTGGATTTCGAAATTTTCCATAAGGCACTTGCAGGTGGGGTTGTTCCGCCCTTTTCAGTATCAAATACCGAATCAGAAACTTGCCTTCCAGCCAGAGAAAATGGATGGGGTAGATTGCGGCAAAAGTTTGCCAGCGGAATTATGAAAGAATTGATCACATCTGAGGTGAACCGTAACCCTACCCCATCTGATGTATCTGATATGGTTGTGGAAATTCATAAAGGAGCAGAAACCTCTGTTTCTCCGATTGAGCCTTCATCTCCATTATCAGCATCACGTCATTTTTGTGGTTCACCAGATTCCTTTGAAGGTTATCCAAATAAAAGCCCACGTAGGGTAACAgatacttttagagaggtagaACGCTTCGTTCCTCTGACCGATAAGTTACTGTTACCTACAACTCCTTGTGGTTCACCagattctttttcttgttttcctgACAGAAGTCCTAAGTTTAGCTCCAAATCCCCGACACTCTCTCCTTCAACCTCTGATTACTCCAGTTCATTTACCTTTTCACCCTCATCTTCTAATTGGTCGGATTTGTCATGTTTGTCTTCTCGACAGCCTTCACCTTCTGGCTTCGATTCCACAGATCCATTTCATGTTAAGAATATTTCTTTGGCAGATAACTCAAGCTTACTTTTCAAAAAATCTCCCTCTTCGCCTACAGATGCCTTTTCGCCTAATTGTACTTTGGAAGTGACCAATACAGGCTTGCCATGTAAGGGGATTTCCCCCTCTATTGCGGAGCGTAGAGGCAGTAATCCTCCACCTCGAATGTTGGTACCTCCGGTTGATGAATCACCGAAAGTTCCGAGTAATCTGGTACGCTCATGGTCCTTCTCCTTACCTGACTTAGGTGATGATGCAATGGACACTGATTGCAACCAATCTGAAAATGTGAACAGCGGAGAAGAGCTTATGTTAGACGTGGAAAATAGTCACcatggaaatgatttgaaatcTGTAAGGATCACGCAAACTGCAGAAGCGATCAACCCAGTTTTGTACCAGTGGCCTTCTTTGAATAAAGTGGAGATGCATCGGTCTCACAAACTTCATTCTGGATCAGTGTATCTTTTGCCAGCTCCAGATGCGAGTGCAGGCACAAGTAATCCTGGTATCTTATTTGTCTGGTTGGGACGCGAAGTTTTGCATGAGGAAGGGCAAAGTCCGACATGTGAGGATAGACATCTTCACTGGGAGGCCACAGGACACAACTTCCTTGATCGCATGGGTTTGCCGATGAATGCCCCTGTACAG ATAGTAAGAGAAGGTGAGGAGCCAGAGCAGTTCCTGATCCATCTCAGCCGTATATCAATATAG
- the LOC137731059 gene encoding protein-tyrosine-phosphatase MKP1-like isoform X2, with amino-acid sequence MLGEEEKDRLAGNTTRKTYLRSVSWSDRSPSKPNNPYPRPQLNSKVRSCLPPLQPLSIARNTVKEWPRAGSDDLGVWPQPQTPRGSAKPLPNLNPEEPGREFEFKKDKLAFFDKECSRIADHIYLGSDAVAKNREVLRQNRITHVLNCVGFVSPEYFRNDLVYKTLWLRDSASEDITSILYDVFDYFEDVRKQGGRVFVHCCKGVSRSNSLVIAYLMWREGHSFEDAFQYVKAARGVTNPNVGFACQLLQCQKRVHAVPASPNSMLRMYRMAPHSSYDPLHLVPKTLGHPGSQGLDSRGAFIVHVPSAIYVWIGRDCNTRMSDNARAAAFQVIRYERARGPIVDINEGEEPLEFWDALSSGILTEDSSKIDAKKVETFSSAGDKVSAASCVPVGERKVAEYDLDFEIFHKALAGGVVPPFSVSNTESETCLPARENGWGRLRQKFASGIMKELITSEVNRNPTPSDVSDMVVEIHKGAETSVSPIEPSSPLSASRHFCGSPDSFEGYPNKSPRRVTDTFREVERFVPLTDKLLLPTTPCGSPDSFSCFPDRSPKFSSKSPTLSPSTSDYSSSFTFSPSSSNWSDLSCLSSRQPSPSGFDSTDPFHVKNISLADNSSLLFKKSPSSPTDAFSPNCTLEVTNTGLPCKGISPSIAERRGSNPPPRMLVPPVDESPKVPSNLRRRAYVRRGK; translated from the exons ATGTTaggggaagaagagaaagaccGGCTCGCCGGAAATACTACCCGGAAAACCTATTTGCGGTCGGTTTCGTGGTCTGACCGGTCACCCTCTAAGCCCAACAATCCATATCCGAGGCCACAACTGAATAGTAAGGTGAGGTCTTGCCTACCTCCACTTCAGCCCCTTTCAATAGCCAGAAATACCGTTAAGGAGTGGCCGCGGGCAGGTTCTGATGATCTCGGGGTCTGGCCTCAACCGCAAACCCCGAGAGGGTCAGCTAAACCGCTTCCGAACTTGAATCCAGAAGAACCTGGGAGAGAATTTGAGTTTAAGAAGGATAAGCTTGCTTTTTTCGATAAAGAGTGCTCGAGAATTGCTGATCATATATACTTGGGAAGTGATGCGGTGGCTAAGAACCGCGAGGTTTTGAGGCAGAATAGGATCACTCATGTGCTGAACTGTGTTGGGTTTGTTTCTCCCGAGTATTTCAGAAATGATCTTGTGTACAAGACACTTTGGTTGCGAGATAGCGCATCGGAGGACATTACGAGTATACTATATGATGTGTTTGATTATTTTGAAGATGTTCGAAAGCAAGGCGGGCGAGTTTTTGTGCATTGTTGTAAGGGAGTGTCTCGGTCCAACTCTCTGGTCATTGCATACCTCATGTGGAGGGAGGGCCACAGCTTTGAAGATGCATTCCAGTATGTGAAGGCAGCACGAGGGGTGACGAACCCGAATGTGGGTTTTGCTTGTCAACTCCTTCAGTGCCAGAAGAGGGTACATGCTGTGCCTGCAAGCCCAAATTCCATGTTAAGGATGTATCGGATGGCCCCACATTCATCATATGATCCTCTTCATCTGGTGCCAAAGACGTTGGGACATCCAGGTTCACAAGGACTCGACTCTCGTGGGGCGTTCATTGTGCATGTTCCATCTGCTATATACGTCTGGATTGGAAGGGATTGCAACACAAGGATGTCAGATAATGCCAGGGCAGCTGCCTTTCAGGTCATCCGGTATGAGAGGGCAAGGGGTCCAATTGTGGACATCAATGAAGGTGAAGAACCGTTGGAGTTTTGGGATGCTCTTTCCAGTGGAATATTAACAGAAGATTCCAGCAAGATAGATGCCAAAAAGGTAGAAACTTTTTCTTCCGCAGGTGATAAGGTTTCTGCAGCGAGCTGTGTTCCGGTGGGTGAAAGGAAGGTTGCTGAATATGATTTGGATTTCGAAATTTTCCATAAGGCACTTGCAGGTGGGGTTGTTCCGCCCTTTTCAGTATCAAATACCGAATCAGAAACTTGCCTTCCAGCCAGAGAAAATGGATGGGGTAGATTGCGGCAAAAGTTTGCCAGCGGAATTATGAAAGAATTGATCACATCTGAGGTGAACCGTAACCCTACCCCATCTGATGTATCTGATATGGTTGTGGAAATTCATAAAGGAGCAGAAACCTCTGTTTCTCCGATTGAGCCTTCATCTCCATTATCAGCATCACGTCATTTTTGTGGTTCACCAGATTCCTTTGAAGGTTATCCAAATAAAAGCCCACGTAGGGTAACAgatacttttagagaggtagaACGCTTCGTTCCTCTGACCGATAAGTTACTGTTACCTACAACTCCTTGTGGTTCACCagattctttttcttgttttcctgACAGAAGTCCTAAGTTTAGCTCCAAATCCCCGACACTCTCTCCTTCAACCTCTGATTACTCCAGTTCATTTACCTTTTCACCCTCATCTTCTAATTGGTCGGATTTGTCATGTTTGTCTTCTCGACAGCCTTCACCTTCTGGCTTCGATTCCACAGATCCATTTCATGTTAAGAATATTTCTTTGGCAGATAACTCAAGCTTACTTTTCAAAAAATCTCCCTCTTCGCCTACAGATGCCTTTTCGCCTAATTGTACTTTGGAAGTGACCAATACAGGCTTGCCATGTAAGGGGATTTCCCCCTCTATTGCGGAGCGTAGAGGCAGTAATCCTCCACCTCGAATGTTGGTACCTCCGGTTGATGAATCACCGAAAGTTCCGAGTAATCTG CGGAGAAGAGCTTATGTTAGACGTGGAAAATAG